From one Cyanobacterium stanieri PCC 7202 genomic stretch:
- a CDS encoding 3-dehydroquinate synthase (PFAM: 3-dehydroquinate synthase~TIGRFAM: 3-dehydroquinate synthase~COGs: COG0337 3-dehydroquinate synthetase~InterPro IPR002658:IPR016037:IPR016303~KEGG: cyh:Cyan8802_4222 3-dehydroquinate synthase~PFAM: 3-dehydroquinate synthase~PRIAM: 3-dehydroquinate synthase~SPTR: 3-dehydroquinate synthase;~TIGRFAM: 3-dehydroquinate synthase), translated as MQSIIPVKLPQNAYEIHIATDGIKDIGQKAKSLNIGQKILVISNPEIFNYYGQIVIESLRQEGFEVDHHLIPAGESYKTLDSISSIYDKALSLRLERNSTMVALGGGVIGDMTGFAAATWLRGINFIQIPTSLLAMVDASVGGKTGVNHPQGKNLIGAFYQPKLVLIDPMVLKTLPEREFRAGMAEVIKYGVIWDKELFEQLESADNLKSMDVLSPELLSYILERSCLAKAEVVGQDEREGGLRAILNYGHTVGHGVESLTNYHTFVHGEAVAIGMAIAGKIALQAQLWTQDELIRQNNLIKKAGLPLDIPSSVNQEDLLNSLQLDKKVKAGKVRFILPTEIGKVIITDDISQDLLKTCF; from the coding sequence ATGCAATCAATTATTCCTGTTAAATTGCCCCAAAATGCCTATGAAATTCATATCGCCACTGACGGAATAAAAGACATAGGGCAAAAAGCAAAATCTTTAAACATCGGTCAAAAAATATTAGTAATTTCTAATCCCGAAATATTTAACTATTATGGACAAATAGTTATCGAATCTTTGAGACAAGAAGGTTTTGAAGTTGATCATCACCTTATCCCTGCGGGGGAAAGTTATAAAACCCTCGATTCTATTAGTAGCATTTATGATAAGGCTTTGAGTTTACGCCTAGAACGAAACTCCACCATGGTAGCCCTCGGGGGGGGAGTCATCGGTGATATGACAGGATTTGCTGCGGCTACTTGGTTACGGGGAATCAACTTTATTCAAATTCCTACCTCGTTACTTGCCATGGTTGATGCCTCGGTAGGAGGAAAAACAGGAGTAAATCATCCCCAAGGAAAAAATTTAATTGGTGCTTTTTATCAGCCCAAATTAGTGTTAATTGATCCCATGGTATTAAAAACCCTCCCAGAAAGGGAGTTTAGGGCTGGTATGGCGGAGGTCATTAAATATGGAGTGATTTGGGATAAAGAACTTTTTGAACAGCTAGAATCGGCAGATAACCTCAAATCCATGGATGTTTTAAGTCCTGAGCTACTCAGTTACATTTTAGAACGTTCTTGTCTTGCTAAGGCGGAAGTTGTGGGACAAGATGAGAGGGAAGGGGGTTTAAGGGCTATTCTTAATTATGGTCATACTGTGGGTCATGGGGTGGAAAGTTTAACCAATTACCATACTTTTGTCCACGGGGAGGCAGTTGCTATTGGAATGGCGATCGCAGGTAAAATTGCTCTACAAGCCCAACTGTGGACTCAGGATGAGCTAATCCGACAAAATAATTTAATTAAAAAAGCAGGATTACCCCTTGATATTCCTAGTAGTGTAAATCAGGAAGATTTACTCAATAGCCTACAATTAGACAAAAAAGTTAAGGCTGGAAAAGTACGTTTTATTTTACCTACGGAGATTGGCAAAGTAATTATTACTGATGATATTTCTCAAGATTTATTAAAAACTTGTTTTTAG